A single window of Dermacentor albipictus isolate Rhodes 1998 colony chromosome 1, USDA_Dalb.pri_finalv2, whole genome shotgun sequence DNA harbors:
- the LOC135916003 gene encoding uncharacterized protein: MNSICIENVSTLKYLGVHLTSNLTWNDHIDEIISKANKTLGFIRRDLYLANQSTKLLAYTALVRSKIEYASIIWNPNQTYLINKLESLQNKAARFITKTYSRTSSITAIKESLQLPSLETRRLLALLSHFHRLYHIPSSFTASHIRPPQKIFARLDHPFKVRPMFARTNLLRQSPLFLAIHHWNKLPKEIASIRDHDSFVSNLKRSFTHVG; this comes from the coding sequence ATGAACAGCATATGCATAGAGAATGTGTCTACATTAAAATATTTGGGAGTCCATTTAACTTCTAACcttacatggaatgatcacattgatgaaataatttcgaaagcaaataaaacacttggattcattaggcgagatttgtatttagcaaatcagtcaactaaattattagcttacacagccctagttcgctcaaagattgaatacgcttccataatatggaatccaaatcagacttacctaataaacaagctggaatctttacaaaataaagcagcacgctTCATCACTAAAACATACTCTAGAACATCCAGCATCACGGCTATCAAAGAGTCCCTCCAATTACCGTCTCTAGAAACACGACGACTGTTAGCACTACTTTCCCACTTCCACAGATTGTATCATATCCCCTCATCCTTTACAGCATCCCATATCAGACCCCCACAAAAGATTTTCGCCCGCCTCGACCATCCCttcaaagtgcgtcccatgtttgcgcgtacaaatctcctgcgacaatcaccgctctttctagctattcatcactggaataagctgccaaaagaaattgcttCTATACGTGATCATGACTCATTTGTAAGTAATTTGAAGCGCAGTTTTACGCATGTTGGGTAa